Proteins encoded in a region of the uncultured Paludibaculum sp. genome:
- a CDS encoding IS1634 family transposase: MPSRTGRVHVATTSRTYKGKLYQTHLLRRSFRVGSQVRHETLGNISHLPPDLIDLIRRSLAGEQFLPASQAFLVERNLPHGHVQAVLGSMYRLGLDSLLASKPCRERDLILAMIAERLLHPCSKLATTRLWHTTTLAEELRVADATEDDLYQAMDWLLARQSHIEKKLAQRHLQDGSLVLYDVSSSYYEGHTCPLARLGHNRDGKKGLPIIVYGLLTDSEGRPVAVDVYPGNTGDPTTVPDQVDKLRQRFGLSHVVLVGDRGMLTETQIGQLKQHPGLGWISALRGPAIGELVDGGSLQLSLFDETNLAEINSPAYPGERLVACFNPLLADERRRKRGELIEATEKELAKIAAQVKRRTRTPLSEAEIALKVGRVLNRYKVAKHFELNIADGVFAWTRREESIRRESQLDGVYVVRTSEPESRCSAPDAVRRYKSLAQVERAFRSLKGMDLRIRPIHHRTEDHVRAHILLCMLAFYVEWHMRRDLAPLLFQDEELSRDRTRRDPVAPAECSASAQRKKLERVTADGFPVHSFETLLRELATRCRNTCRIPSDPSATTFQQLTEPTALQARALRLLGL, encoded by the coding sequence ATGCCATCCAGAACCGGCCGGGTTCATGTGGCCACCACTTCCCGGACCTACAAAGGCAAACTCTACCAGACCCACTTGCTCCGCCGCTCCTTCCGCGTCGGCTCCCAGGTCCGCCACGAAACTCTCGGCAACATCTCCCATCTCCCGCCCGATCTCATCGACCTCATTCGTCGCTCTCTCGCCGGTGAGCAGTTCCTCCCCGCCTCCCAAGCTTTCCTCGTCGAACGCAACCTCCCTCACGGCCATGTCCAGGCCGTGCTCGGCTCCATGTATCGCCTCGGCCTCGATTCGCTGCTGGCCTCTAAACCCTGCCGCGAGCGCGACCTCATTCTCGCTATGATCGCCGAACGTCTTCTGCACCCCTGCTCCAAACTCGCCACCACTCGCCTTTGGCACACCACCACTCTGGCCGAGGAACTCCGTGTCGCCGACGCCACCGAAGACGACTTGTACCAGGCCATGGACTGGCTGCTGGCCCGTCAGTCGCACATCGAAAAGAAACTCGCCCAGCGCCATCTCCAGGACGGCTCCCTGGTGCTCTATGACGTCAGCAGCAGTTACTACGAAGGCCACACCTGCCCCTTGGCGCGACTCGGCCACAACCGCGACGGAAAGAAGGGACTGCCCATCATCGTCTACGGCCTGCTGACCGACAGTGAAGGCCGCCCCGTGGCCGTCGACGTTTATCCCGGCAATACCGGCGATCCCACCACCGTTCCCGATCAAGTGGATAAGCTCCGCCAACGTTTCGGCCTGTCCCACGTGGTTCTGGTGGGCGACCGCGGCATGCTCACCGAAACGCAGATCGGCCAGCTTAAACAGCATCCCGGACTCGGCTGGATCTCCGCCCTCCGCGGACCGGCGATTGGCGAACTGGTTGACGGTGGAAGCCTGCAACTGTCCCTGTTCGACGAAACCAATCTGGCCGAGATCAATTCGCCCGCCTATCCCGGCGAGCGCCTGGTGGCCTGCTTCAATCCGCTGCTGGCCGACGAGCGCCGGCGGAAGCGAGGCGAGCTGATCGAGGCCACCGAGAAGGAGTTGGCCAAGATCGCCGCCCAGGTCAAGCGCCGCACGCGCACTCCGCTCAGTGAGGCCGAGATCGCGCTGAAAGTGGGCAGGGTCTTGAACCGCTACAAGGTCGCCAAACACTTCGAGCTCAACATCGCCGATGGCGTCTTCGCCTGGACCCGGCGAGAGGAATCGATCCGGCGCGAAAGCCAACTGGACGGCGTCTACGTGGTGCGCACCAGCGAGCCCGAGAGCCGTTGCTCGGCCCCGGACGCGGTACGCCGCTACAAGAGCCTGGCGCAGGTGGAGCGCGCCTTCCGCAGTCTGAAAGGAATGGATCTGCGAATCCGCCCCATCCATCACCGCACCGAGGACCATGTGCGGGCGCACATTCTGCTCTGTATGCTGGCCTTCTATGTGGAGTGGCACATGCGCAGAGATCTGGCTCCTTTGCTGTTTCAGGATGAGGAACTCAGCCGAGATCGAACTCGCCGCGATCCGGTTGCGCCGGCTGAGTGCTCGGCTTCGGCTCAGCGGAAGAAGTTGGAACGTGTCACCGCCGATGGCTTCCCCGTCCACAGCTTCGAGACTCTGTTGCGAGAGCTTGCCACGCGCTGCCGCAACACCTGCCGCATTCCTTCCGACCCAAGCGCCACAACCTTCCAGCAACTCACCGAACCCACTGCTTTGCAAGCCCGTGCCCTCCGACTCCTGGGTCTGTAG
- a CDS encoding type II toxin-antitoxin system HipA family toxin gives MPRASGLVAVYADLDHCPQPLRMGTLRRQSGRGGDVFSFEYERDWLNSPVVFSFDPDLALVQGPQYPAARRANFGIFLDSAPDRWGRILMQRRESIRASREGRAVRSLTDWDFLLGVHDETRLGALRFQDPGSGQWLDTDTALAAPPITALRDLQAASLHFEQSVEDDDHGDQESWLAQLFAPGSSLGGARPKASIRDEEGALCIAKFPSRQDRRDVGAWELVAHRLAEKAGISVPPARALRVQESAYTTFVARRFDRTSSGRRLAFVSAMTLTQRTDGEPGASYLELVDLLQSRGAHAESDCRKLFRRVVFSILIHNTDDHLRNHGFILSPQGIALSPAFDMNPAIDRNELALAINEVDSTCDVAVALEAHADYGLTATEARTIISKTRAVVASWRTEASRLRIPKTEQELMAKAFAG, from the coding sequence ATGCCCCGGGCCTCAGGCCTCGTCGCGGTCTATGCGGACCTCGACCATTGCCCCCAACCCCTGCGCATGGGTACGCTTCGCCGGCAATCCGGCCGCGGCGGCGACGTGTTCTCATTTGAGTACGAACGTGACTGGCTGAACAGCCCCGTGGTCTTTAGCTTTGACCCTGACTTGGCGCTCGTTCAGGGGCCACAGTACCCCGCAGCGCGTCGCGCCAACTTCGGCATCTTCCTCGACTCCGCGCCCGATCGATGGGGACGGATCCTCATGCAACGCCGTGAGAGCATTCGGGCGTCTCGCGAAGGGCGTGCCGTTCGTTCCTTAACGGATTGGGATTTTTTGTTAGGGGTTCACGACGAAACCAGGCTGGGGGCGCTTCGCTTTCAGGATCCCGGCAGCGGACAATGGCTGGATACCGACACCGCCCTGGCCGCTCCCCCCATCACAGCCCTGCGAGATCTTCAGGCCGCGAGTTTGCACTTTGAACAAAGTGTTGAGGACGACGATCACGGGGATCAGGAAAGCTGGCTCGCTCAACTGTTCGCACCAGGCTCTTCACTAGGCGGAGCGCGGCCGAAGGCTTCCATTCGGGACGAAGAGGGCGCGCTCTGCATCGCCAAGTTCCCAAGCAGACAGGACCGCCGCGATGTCGGCGCCTGGGAGCTCGTCGCTCATCGCTTGGCGGAGAAAGCTGGCATCAGCGTGCCGCCGGCGCGCGCCTTGCGCGTCCAGGAGAGCGCCTACACAACATTTGTGGCGAGGCGATTTGATCGCACCAGCAGCGGGAGACGCTTGGCCTTTGTCTCTGCAATGACACTCACCCAACGAACGGATGGTGAGCCGGGCGCCAGCTATCTCGAACTCGTGGATTTGCTGCAATCGCGAGGCGCCCACGCTGAATCGGATTGCCGCAAATTGTTCCGCCGCGTCGTCTTCAGCATCCTCATCCACAACACCGACGACCACTTACGCAACCACGGCTTCATTCTCAGCCCGCAAGGCATCGCTCTCTCGCCAGCTTTCGATATGAACCCGGCAATTGACCGCAACGAACTCGCCCTCGCCATCAATGAGGTGGATTCAACTTGTGATGTGGCCGTCGCGTTGGAGGCTCATGCTGATTACGGATTGACCGCCACGGAAGCGAGAACAATCATCTCGAAAACGCGCGCAGTGGTCGCATCGTGGCGTACCGAGGCTTCTAGACTTCGCATCCCAAAGACGGAACAGGAATTGATGGCGAAAGCATTCGCCGGGTAA
- a CDS encoding transglutaminase family protein encodes MMFRATHTTTYTYSEPVSICHNEVHLRPRSGYRQTLIDSSLTVLPDPGHLFSRTDYFGNEATFFSIHEPHSRLIIAAESLVEVRPATPIDPASTPAWEAVRAEVRAHRGAAAIDAFQFVFPSQYVKAGPEFATFAEPSFPAGRPMLKGLLDLSHRIFTQFRYDPKATTVATPVDEVLLGKHGVCQDFAHVMIGALRSIGLPARYVSGYLRSNPNLVGAEESHAWVSAYCPGHGWLDIDPTNDLMPSDAHITLAWGRDYGDVTPVRGVALGGGEQLISVRVRVAPEKAAVATD; translated from the coding sequence ATGATGTTTCGCGCCACCCACACTACGACCTACACCTACAGCGAGCCGGTCTCGATCTGCCACAACGAGGTCCACTTGCGGCCGCGCAGCGGGTACCGGCAGACGCTGATCGACAGCAGTCTCACGGTGCTGCCGGATCCGGGCCATCTGTTCTCGCGGACCGACTACTTCGGGAACGAGGCCACGTTCTTTTCCATTCACGAGCCGCATTCCCGGCTGATTATCGCGGCGGAGAGTCTGGTGGAGGTGCGTCCGGCAACTCCGATTGATCCCGCATCGACGCCGGCTTGGGAGGCGGTGCGGGCGGAGGTGCGCGCGCATCGCGGGGCGGCGGCGATCGATGCGTTCCAGTTCGTATTTCCGTCGCAGTATGTGAAGGCAGGGCCGGAATTCGCCACGTTCGCGGAGCCGTCCTTTCCGGCGGGGCGGCCGATGCTGAAGGGCCTGCTGGATCTGTCGCACCGGATCTTCACGCAGTTCCGGTACGACCCGAAGGCTACGACGGTGGCTACGCCGGTGGATGAGGTGCTGCTTGGGAAGCATGGGGTTTGCCAGGACTTCGCGCACGTGATGATTGGGGCCCTGCGGTCGATTGGGCTGCCGGCGCGGTATGTGAGTGGGTATCTGCGAAGCAATCCGAACCTGGTGGGCGCGGAAGAGTCCCATGCGTGGGTGTCGGCGTATTGTCCGGGGCATGGGTGGCTGGACATTGATCCAACCAATGATCTGATGCCGTCGGATGCTCACATTACTTTGGCCTGGGGGCGGGATTACGGGGATGTGACGCCGGTACGGGGTGTGGCGTTGGGCGGGGGTGAGCAGTTGATTTCGGTACGGGTGCGGGTGGCTCCGGAGAAGGCCGCGGTGGCTACGGATTAG
- a CDS encoding helix-turn-helix domain-containing protein, producing the protein MPTLTTPASKGAADANQFRALRRLVQSSSAKLVGKGGESVAIPASVRTLLVEIARNMEAGKAVSVVAEQHELTTQRAANILGVSRPFLVRMLEEGKLAFHMVGSHRRVYLSDLLEYKTGRDRARHEAVRRLACEDVEAGTYDKVILPKGAQDE; encoded by the coding sequence ATGCCGACTCTTACTACGCCCGCTTCGAAGGGTGCCGCGGACGCGAACCAGTTTCGTGCGTTGCGCCGGTTGGTGCAGAGTAGCTCAGCGAAACTCGTGGGAAAGGGCGGCGAATCGGTGGCCATTCCGGCGTCCGTAAGGACCCTGCTGGTGGAGATCGCCCGCAATATGGAAGCAGGGAAAGCCGTATCCGTCGTCGCAGAACAGCACGAACTTACCACGCAGCGAGCCGCGAACATTCTTGGTGTTTCGCGCCCATTCCTGGTGCGGATGCTCGAAGAAGGAAAGCTGGCGTTTCACATGGTTGGCTCGCATCGCCGTGTCTACCTGTCAGACCTGCTCGAATACAAGACCGGGCGTGACCGCGCTCGTCATGAAGCCGTAAGGCGCCTCGCGTGCGAGGACGTGGAGGCGGGCACGTACGACAAGGTGATTCTGCCCAAGGGCGCACAAGACGAATAG
- a CDS encoding cytochrome c peroxidase produces the protein MNTLSASLSIRRAPFPRNCAGALVALSLFSGAAHGQGNGPERLRRFIDQQVGGIEKLRVPVNDADLPQPRLTNGTPDPAFKTTEAKRFLGKMLFFDPVRTARIRPPFGGLLETKQTASCGSCHMGEAAGKAGALLNFAVGGEGRGYTDSAGNFVARRRPRPELPRVRQTPLFPGDAMVDELPTLTDVYQFAIGSPARGRKLPPPGELLRTGRLDALDSVARNSPSVIGAGFNNRLLLGGFAGEPDSAPGGLNPFSFSAVESVALLLLDAHRMLEAQSAEIQKVKVYQKLFRDAFPEEAAQSDAAGGDLNLLINDMTVLRATATFLRTAVTRNTPWDRFLSGENGALTVSQRRGARIFFSPASEGGAGCYSCHSGPMLNKQVNDPDVAGAGQFVEENFYNLGLADHPVQALNVAARNDPRFRDDGRREITARDSDAFKFRVLTLRQLKDGKFFFHNGSFSSVKDVVQYFNRGVPQDAVAAAAGTLTPRFTNPRGPGSPEGLGLDEGQVEDLTDFLENALYDPALVHFDPGSTTRTLEPNERDLTYSIYRPDLAALGAQDGRMPSGRPRSNDDALSRRDMGLEFLDVTLQVKTELVSSRRLEGSRQEDVYRITNTTSAPVDTHLLLIATGLSDEIRLRNASGVTSGNDPYLRVFLAGGMLAPGQSTMQTLRFKSSPRAPAVSYTLTLLSGQGNP, from the coding sequence ATGAACACCCTATCTGCGTCCCTGTCCATCCGCCGCGCCCCGTTCCCTCGGAACTGTGCCGGCGCCTTGGTCGCCCTCTCTCTCTTTAGCGGGGCCGCCCACGGCCAGGGCAACGGCCCCGAACGCCTACGCCGGTTCATTGACCAGCAGGTCGGTGGAATCGAGAAATTAAGGGTTCCGGTCAACGATGCCGACCTGCCCCAGCCGCGCCTCACCAATGGGACCCCCGATCCGGCCTTCAAGACAACCGAGGCCAAACGCTTCCTCGGAAAGATGCTCTTCTTTGACCCCGTCCGGACCGCTCGCATCCGGCCTCCGTTCGGCGGGCTGCTCGAAACGAAACAGACCGCCTCCTGCGGCAGTTGCCACATGGGCGAGGCGGCCGGCAAAGCCGGCGCGCTGCTCAACTTCGCCGTCGGTGGGGAAGGGCGAGGCTACACCGACTCGGCCGGGAACTTCGTCGCCCGCCGCCGGCCCCGCCCCGAACTCCCGCGAGTGCGCCAGACCCCACTATTCCCCGGCGACGCGATGGTCGACGAGCTCCCCACACTCACCGACGTCTACCAGTTCGCCATCGGCAGTCCAGCCCGCGGCCGCAAGCTGCCGCCCCCTGGCGAACTCCTGCGCACCGGCCGCCTCGACGCCTTGGATAGCGTGGCCCGCAACTCGCCCTCAGTCATCGGAGCCGGCTTCAACAACCGCCTCCTTCTCGGCGGCTTCGCCGGTGAGCCCGATTCGGCGCCCGGCGGTCTCAATCCGTTCAGCTTCTCCGCCGTCGAAAGCGTGGCACTTCTGCTGCTCGACGCACACCGCATGTTGGAAGCCCAATCGGCGGAGATCCAGAAGGTCAAGGTCTATCAGAAGCTCTTCCGCGACGCGTTTCCCGAAGAGGCCGCCCAGTCCGATGCAGCGGGCGGCGATCTGAATCTCCTCATCAACGACATGACCGTCCTGCGCGCCACCGCCACCTTCCTGCGGACCGCGGTCACCCGCAACACACCCTGGGACCGGTTCCTGTCCGGTGAGAACGGCGCGCTCACAGTCAGCCAGCGCCGCGGCGCAAGGATCTTCTTCTCCCCCGCCAGCGAGGGAGGCGCCGGCTGCTACTCCTGCCACAGCGGCCCGATGCTCAACAAGCAGGTGAACGACCCCGACGTCGCCGGAGCCGGCCAGTTCGTGGAAGAGAACTTCTACAACCTCGGGCTGGCGGACCACCCCGTCCAAGCCCTGAATGTCGCCGCCAGAAACGATCCCAGGTTCCGAGACGACGGCCGCCGCGAAATCACGGCCCGCGACAGTGACGCCTTCAAGTTCCGGGTGTTGACGCTGCGCCAGCTCAAGGACGGCAAATTCTTCTTCCACAACGGCTCGTTCAGCAGCGTCAAGGACGTAGTTCAGTACTTCAACCGGGGTGTGCCGCAGGACGCGGTCGCCGCCGCGGCCGGCACGCTCACGCCCCGCTTCACCAACCCTCGCGGACCCGGCTCGCCGGAAGGATTGGGCCTCGACGAAGGCCAGGTGGAAGACCTCACCGACTTCCTTGAGAATGCCCTCTACGATCCCGCCCTGGTCCATTTCGACCCGGGCTCCACAACCAGGACACTGGAGCCCAACGAGCGCGATCTCACCTACTCCATCTACCGCCCCGACCTCGCCGCCCTCGGCGCTCAGGATGGCCGCATGCCCAGCGGTCGCCCCCGTTCGAACGACGACGCCCTCTCGCGACGCGACATGGGCCTCGAGTTCCTCGACGTCACCCTGCAGGTGAAAACCGAACTGGTCAGCTCCCGCCGTCTCGAGGGCTCGCGGCAGGAGGATGTCTATCGCATCACCAACACCACATCGGCGCCGGTGGACACGCACCTGTTGCTCATCGCCACCGGACTCTCTGACGAGATCCGCCTGCGCAATGCCAGCGGCGTCACCAGCGGCAACGATCCCTACCTGCGCGTCTTCCTGGCCGGTGGCATGTTGGCGCCCGGTCAGAGCACAATGCAGACGTTGCGATTCAAGTCGTCGCCCCGTGCGCCGGCCGTGAGCTACACCCTCACGCTCCTCTCAGGCCAAGGCAACCCATGA
- a CDS encoding PIN domain-containing protein, whose amino-acid sequence MAIRPTAVLDANVLVQAPVRDTLLCLAEGPDLYRPLWSAEIMAEVRRTLGGPFGIAPNRIAHLESKLREHFPEACIEGFEPLIAKMTNDAKDRHVLAAAAHAKAHLLVTYNLKHFPLSSTQPWRVNAVGPSLLLKKLYASDPESVIEVLREQATDIQRTFVAQLRVLRKAVPAFVEVVCHDTRTVL is encoded by the coding sequence TTGGCAATTCGCCCAACAGCGGTCCTCGACGCCAACGTCCTGGTACAGGCACCCGTGCGCGATACACTCTTGTGCTTGGCGGAAGGGCCGGATCTCTATCGACCGCTCTGGTCGGCCGAGATCATGGCCGAGGTCCGACGTACGCTTGGCGGCCCATTCGGCATCGCGCCAAATCGTATCGCCCACCTCGAATCCAAGTTGCGCGAGCATTTCCCCGAGGCGTGCATTGAGGGCTTTGAGCCCTTGATCGCGAAGATGACCAACGATGCCAAGGACCGCCATGTCCTGGCGGCAGCCGCACACGCGAAGGCTCACCTGCTGGTTACATACAACCTCAAGCACTTCCCCTTGAGTTCGACTCAGCCTTGGCGGGTGAATGCTGTTGGTCCCAGTCTGCTCCTGAAGAAGCTGTACGCTTCCGATCCAGAATCAGTGATTGAGGTCCTCCGTGAGCAGGCGACGGACATCCAGCGGACATTCGTGGCCCAACTTCGTGTTTTGCGCAAGGCGGTACCGGCATTTGTCGAAGTTGTTTGTCACGACACGCGCACGGTACTTTGA
- a CDS encoding helix-turn-helix transcriptional regulator, producing MPRTTPSILPRLARLITNVGENIRMARLRRAHSLETVAERAGITRKTLYRVERGDPAVALGIYARVLQALRLENDLAAIAADDVLGRKLQDLNLEPKTRAPRRKDAADNPHQEAPALAIPAQSPQVKPGSRKSTKNPPRKDRT from the coding sequence ATGCCCCGAACCACTCCCTCCATCCTTCCGCGGCTGGCTCGGTTGATCACCAACGTGGGGGAAAACATCCGGATGGCTCGGCTGCGGCGCGCTCATTCGCTGGAGACCGTGGCCGAGCGAGCGGGCATCACCCGCAAGACCTTGTATCGAGTCGAGCGCGGCGATCCCGCTGTCGCCCTGGGCATCTATGCGCGAGTGCTACAGGCGCTTCGCCTGGAAAACGATCTGGCCGCAATTGCCGCCGACGATGTCCTGGGTCGGAAGCTGCAAGACCTGAATCTGGAGCCGAAAACGAGAGCACCAAGGCGGAAGGACGCGGCAGACAACCCGCACCAGGAGGCACCCGCCTTGGCGATCCCAGCCCAATCTCCGCAAGTTAAACCCGGAAGCAGGAAATCCACCAAGAACCCGCCCCGGAAGGACCGGACGTAA
- a CDS encoding TIGR03435 family protein, with protein sequence MSPLSQAVIYSLVALPAIAQAPAFATITIKPARSANPPGARMRVLPGGDLMGSAVSVNTLLSYAYDVPSNPSPRLSNLPEWALREQYDVEAKAPVNAVPPGLPEGELRSRVQQMVRGLLSDRFKLVLRVENRTMPVYALTIASAGPKLQKSAIAGKDCAFQTGPEACHNFIGGLGHPLNAKAIDMDDLAHYIANWTDLPVVNRSALSGLFTVNTEGWVPMRLPPPPPNATATAVNPFAGLPTIFTVLGKLGLELKRQEDTLPVYTVEHIERPAAN encoded by the coding sequence ATGTCACCACTCTCCCAAGCGGTCATCTACTCGCTCGTGGCTCTGCCGGCCATCGCTCAGGCGCCAGCATTTGCCACGATCACCATCAAGCCGGCTCGCTCAGCCAACCCACCTGGAGCGCGCATGCGAGTGCTGCCTGGCGGAGACCTGATGGGCAGCGCGGTCTCTGTGAATACCCTGCTGAGTTACGCCTACGACGTGCCGTCCAACCCGTCGCCGCGTCTTTCGAACCTGCCCGAATGGGCCCTTCGTGAGCAGTACGACGTCGAAGCAAAAGCACCCGTCAATGCTGTCCCGCCCGGTCTTCCGGAAGGCGAACTGCGAAGCAGGGTGCAGCAAATGGTCCGCGGGCTGCTCTCCGACCGTTTCAAACTCGTGCTGCGGGTGGAGAACAGAACAATGCCGGTCTATGCGCTCACCATCGCCAGCGCGGGCCCGAAGCTCCAGAAGTCAGCGATCGCCGGGAAAGACTGCGCCTTCCAAACTGGTCCGGAGGCGTGCCATAACTTCATTGGTGGCTTGGGTCATCCCCTGAATGCAAAAGCCATCGATATGGACGATCTCGCGCATTACATCGCGAACTGGACCGACTTGCCGGTCGTGAACCGCTCAGCACTCAGCGGACTGTTCACCGTGAACACCGAAGGCTGGGTCCCCATGCGCCTGCCCCCTCCGCCCCCCAACGCCACAGCCACAGCCGTGAATCCGTTCGCCGGCCTCCCCACTATCTTCACGGTCCTAGGCAAACTCGGTCTCGAACTGAAGCGGCAAGAAGACACATTGCCGGTATACACCGTGGAACACATCGAGCGCCCAGCCGCCAACTGA
- a CDS encoding transcriptional regulator — protein MPLTKDFRETIRERAQQEPKFRKALLREAIELMLSGDEKTGRAILRNYINATVGFRQLEEATSIPANSLMRMFGPNGNPSAKNLFGVLAHLQAQEGVSFEVRPRRS, from the coding sequence ATGCCATTGACCAAGGACTTTCGCGAGACGATCCGCGAGCGCGCCCAACAGGAGCCGAAGTTCCGCAAGGCGTTGCTGCGTGAAGCAATCGAGCTCATGCTCTCCGGCGACGAGAAAACGGGCCGAGCGATCCTGCGGAACTATATCAACGCCACTGTTGGGTTCCGGCAATTGGAAGAGGCGACCTCCATTCCGGCGAACAGTCTCATGCGGATGTTTGGGCCGAATGGCAACCCTTCGGCCAAGAACCTCTTTGGCGTCCTCGCTCATCTTCAAGCGCAGGAGGGTGTGAGCTTTGAGGTCCGTCCCCGCCGCAGTTGA